A portion of the Hoplias malabaricus isolate fHopMal1 chromosome 1, fHopMal1.hap1, whole genome shotgun sequence genome contains these proteins:
- the LOC136674612 gene encoding kazal-type serine protease inhibitor domain-containing protein 1-like has product MSLYSGFFWCACGPKERTNQCRALEIPETRKRNSPMSGVAVWCVGIWVGVFVCVWASPPHHRGWLRLWEEGESCAECDRSRCPVVSSSCPAGLVLDRCGCCEHCGNAEGQWCDLNSSQEFYGRCGTGLLCQRRATWARGQQGEPEPRCVCESQSPVCGSDGQTHRNLCQLREAASPRISRAPRDTQNYTGYDIVFACEVTAYPLPNVGWKMKDSEDFLPGDDPRISVQARGGPERYTVSTWLQIHGLRLSDAEVYFCIAHNRLGEVSASARLSVLRNVDRDIGSGLFYEISAS; this is encoded by the exons ATGAGTCTGTATTCTGGATTCTTCTGGTGTGCTTGTGGCCCCAAGGAGAGGACAAACCAGTGCAGAGCTCTTGAAATACCAGAGACAAGAAAGAG AAACAGTCCCATGTCTGGCGttgcagtgtggtgtgtgggtATATGGGTTggcgtttttgtgtgtgtatgggctTCACCCCCTCATCACCGTGGCTGGCTAAGACTGTGGGAAGAAGGAGAGAGCTGTGCGGAGTGTGACAGATCCCGGTGTCCTGTGGTGTCGTCCAGCTGTCCAGCAGGTTTGGTTCTGGACAGGTGTGGATGCTGTGAACACTGCGGTAATGCCGAAGGTCAGTGGTGCGATCTCAACAGCTCTCAGGAATTTTACGGTCGCTGTGGAACTGGGCTGCTCTGTCAGAGGAGAGCGACCTGGGCCAGGGGACAGCAGGGCGAACCTGagcccaggtgtgtgtgtgagagccaGAGTCCAGTGTGTGGCTCAGATGGACAAACACACCGTAACCTGTGCCAGCTTAGAGAGGCTGCAA GTCCTCGCATatccagagcacccagagacacacagaacTACACAGGATATGATATTGTGTTTGCGTGTGAAGTGACAGCCTACCCTCTACCAAATGTTGGCTGGAAGATGAAGGACAGTGAGGACTTTCTGCCCGGGGATGACCCCCGCATTTCTGTCCAG GCTCGAGGTGGTCCAGAGCGCTACACTGTTTCCACCTGGCTCCAGATCCATGGGCTTCGCCTTTCAGACGCTGAGGTCTACTTCTGCATTGCACACAATCGACTGGGAGAAGTGTCTGCCTCTGCTCGGCTGTCTGTCCTCAGAAACG TGGACCGAGATATTGGGAGTGGACTTTTCTACGAAATAAGTGCTTCATGA